ATTCACCACTACTGACACATTATTTTGGGTATGCATATTAGTGCATTTTAACTTTGTTtcacattttttctttaattatattCACCACTTCTGATAATTTGTTCCTTATGTAGCAAAAAGTGAATGGTTGTTGGAGGATGAATCAAAAGGCATGGAACAAATACATTTTACCGAAAGATGACATCCTCATCGATTATGCCATGGGTCTTTATCCTAGGCCTTCTTTGAAATGGTCTGAGGTTGATGTTATATATGTTCCTATTAATCTAAGGAACACACATTGGGTATTGGGAGTTGTCCACCTTCGTAGTAGGAAAATTTACATTTATGACTCCTTAAAGTCAATTAACAAACCCAATGGATTGAAAACACTCATCACACCATTAGCAATGTTGTTACCACGTATCTTAAGTGCTATAAAATACTATGAGGAGAATGGTGACCCCAAGGGTGATAAAGGGTGGGACATTGAGATATTGAACAACATTCCACAACAAACAAAGGAGTATGTACAATATTTTCCATGGCAGCATGCATGTTTTGTTATATAtacaataatattgaaaattgttaacatcacatttttttatgttcatGTAGTGGTTATTGTGGAATGTTTTTGATCAAATTTGTGGAATACCTATTGCACAACCATCCAATGGATACACTAACAGGCGAGCGGATGGATTGGTTTCGTGAGAAAATGGCAGTGGAGTTATTTTTCCATAAAGGACTTCCTATGTGATCCCACCACTATAAATGGATTGTAAATGGATAGTGGAAGATGTTTCTATGtaatgaaattgaagttttttgtTTGGAATATTTCTTTATTGTGACACTTATTTAAATTGTAAAGACATTTAAGTTTTTTGTTTAGCATATTCCTATGTTATAGCCCTTATTTAAATAGTCACATGTTTTTCATACATCTAGATAAAATGAAtggttgcaatttttttttatatttataaatgtcACTATGTTATGATTGTTAATaggtttgaatttgttgtaGTAAGCATAATAAGAGAAACTTATACTTCAATGTAGTTcagaccattttttttaaactcaaatttAACGAGTGTTAAGTTACTTGTAAAAGAAACTTAACCCTAGTACAATTCAGGTTAATATCCTGAATTAAAATTGAACTCCTACTaagttatttattaaaaaaaacttaacttcAGTGTAGTTTAGGacatttgtttttaattcaaacttaaCGAGTGTTAAGTTACTTGTAAATGAAACTTAACCCTAATGCAATTCAGGTGAATATCGTCAATTAAAACTTAACTCCTActaagttttttattaaaaaatttaacttcaGTTTTgttcaagtaattttttttttcaactaaaacttaATCCTAGTACAGTTCAGGTGAATATcctcaattaaaacttatttcctactaagttttttattaaaaaaacttaacttaAGTTTCGCTCAGGTAATTTTTTAACTGAAACTTAACCATTGTTAAGTTCATTATAAAAGAAACTTAACCCTAGTGCAATTCATGTGAATATTCTCAATTAAAACTTAACTCCTACtaagttctttattaaaaaacttAACTTCAATTTTgtttaggtaattttttttaactaaaaattaaCCACTGTTAagttcattgtaaaaaaaaaaaaacttaacctTAGTATAGTTCAAGTGAATATCCTCAATTAAAACTTAACTCCTATtaagttctttattaaaaaaacttaacttcAGTTTtgttaagtaatttttttttaactaaaacttaACTACTGTTAagttcattgtaaaaaaaaaacgtaaCCCTAGTGCAATTCAGGTGAATATCCTCAATTAAAGTTGTATATATGGACAATCTCAACATACAGAATTTGTTTGATATTAacatcaataaaatattaaaacatctCCAAATATGTATGATCAAATATTAATGAGACAagtattccaaaaaaaataataaagagttCACTTGTCATTTCAAATGAGTTGGTATCGAGGGATGAACTTAAACTTCATTTTTAAGCTTTAAGTTCATCGCTCAATTAAAAAGGATTGCAACAAAGTATGATTACATGGCTTTTGCCTCTATTCACAATGTACAAAAAATTACAACATCAAATCTTTTATATGCCCAATCACCAtctacaaaaaacaacaaaaattcaCCATAAAATTAGCTTAGTGACAATTTCATTCATTCTCTAGTTGTAAGGAGAAATCTTGCATTCTTATCTCAATGTGTCCACTATTATCATTCTAATAATGCAGGGGGATTGATCGTTTGCAAGACTTTCGATTATAACCATAATCACCTCATCGACCACAACGTCGTCTGCGTTTACCCTCGCCACCTAAAGGGATTCTTTCCTTCCTTGGTCTTTCTGTTGGTCGCCTTGTTTTTTGTGGTAATACAACTCTATTGCTTGTATCATCAGGTATCACCCAATTTCTTTGATGTCTAGGAT
Above is a window of Vitis vinifera cultivar Pinot Noir 40024 chromosome 11, ASM3070453v1 DNA encoding:
- the LOC100853727 gene encoding ubiquitin-like-specific protease ESD4, which translates into the protein MRVHNGIEEEFEVNIEYMEVDQKWFQKIMLPGEWLSDSHIDVILYFFRKRRIANPDVFTQKFTTTDTLFWQKVNGCWRMNQKAWNKYILPKDDILIDYAMGLYPRPSLKWSEVDVIYVPINLRNTHWVLGVVHLRSRKIYIYDSLKSINKPNGLKTLITPLAMLLPRILSAIKYYEENGDPKGDKGWDIEILNNIPQQTKDGYCGMFLIKFVEYLLHNHPMDTLTGERMDWFREKMAVELFFHKGLPM